The following proteins are encoded in a genomic region of Chaetodon auriga isolate fChaAug3 chromosome 8, fChaAug3.hap1, whole genome shotgun sequence:
- the LOC143324549 gene encoding uncharacterized protein LOC143324549 isoform X10 produces the protein MATMTTEASAVSEADTEGKQKASGAEPEPEPENKQKPEGAASEPEGGQSSKKAQEQASEPGPADVATSPEEEQLKPRTRTSAGKGLSRLFSSFLKRRSQCSEGEGFEVEKAREEKADKEEKTDKAEKTDKAEEEKVVEVKSEEKEAKVEEVKEVKKKEEKVEQKEEKKEEEKVEKKGSKKKKKEAKKKQEKKDEEKVKPDEEEKEEETLKKKEEQKEEEKAQQSVEKREDKLQTKEEEKKETAEVKDKGAEAGKKESKEEENIDKRVAKKKEKEEKIKKKEDEKAKRRAEEEERVKRREEEKAKKKEEEKAREAEKAKKKEEEKVRKKEEEEKSKEKTKKKEEEKVKEEAKKKETEKEEEKTEEKQKKEEEKGKKKDKGKNKAKKEEKTVKGESEEQVKAPIAAPEPELKTEPETEQAPDQHSISSAETQPVQEEHKEEAAAQKEADVVEEVKEKDTEKKEEEPAGQQKEGKGGEKAKEEAKKEKPVKEKKTEKKAEKKTEEAKGSKRQKTMQCKVTLLDDTQFECELDKHAKGQELLTKVYDHVNLLEKDYFGLANWETPTSKTWLEATKEIRKQVSGAVYEFTFNVKFYPPDPAQLTEDLTRYFLCLQLRKDIMRGVLPCTFVTLSLLGSYAAQSELGEYDPELHGTDYLKDLSLAPGQSKELEEKVMELHRTYRSMSPAQADMLFLENAKKLSMYGVDLHHAKDLDGVDITLGVCSSGLMVYKDKLRINRFPWPKVLKISYKRSSFFIKIRPSEQEQYESTIGFKLPNYKASKKLWKVCVEHHTFFRVPTVEPPSSRRFLVLGSKFRYSGRTQAQTRQASSMIDRPAPRFTRSASKRLSRNLDGAGDETLQFLQQLSASTRSEVDDWSLMLTSDKPQPSPESPAGGESEQAFLQSWDEGQTVDTVAVTWQDTETGQTGSQTITQIASQSWQELAYDEQQQRTKEDEWSALLHRYPPFPFVPPFDFVKQPAKLSMTKLSSMDRLLQPAVTQQDDWYLYFDRIFSLSLLEGTDTPYSPVAQFPLQEEDEQGMYVAEQESTAEEVIERLQETVTLIDKVTEVDVLERRLREVKDLEGRLQDMDDMAARLQEVIEEELGKEEVDKLKKEVGDLEQEEQIQAEGITETVVKKSVRRIETKEDEVDELEEQIKQVFLKGLLPEEEEAEVKQESEKEVTEESLVDDSLREKLRQIEKDWKSKVEEKSGTSDVSSTISVVAYQKVERRTEKRRVIVDESEQRQEEMEDVQVQAVSEERRGKEVRWRKVEVREERKVTERPQVQDPSQVADQDVWFKLFDRPPYKAVFKPPVTAVEPAQVDEGEYFTSTTESEEKTEIILEERKVREEEVWSVPEIPTPQTLTERDDDWFVLLAVIPRETPYVPPVTVRGRELMDAESFVSVVEAAADDEIREVVAEERKVIEEAPRRLQEIPQQPVTEIDDDWFVLLDLVPRETSYVPPVGVAQLVAEVSPEERVSQVEMTSVEWREKRIEIVVEDTEVKQELREKRVVGVPQAVRETDDDWFVLLDAPAREPSFVPPVTMAEYVQVSPEESISTVAETITVESRMKVAVEETVVLKEDKMLPKQMIPEQKISQPVSERDDEWFLLLDVVPSETAYIPPVSLASPVQIYPSVPPQIEVVSIERKLQQVDLDQIRLQPSEPLPQREDDWFVLFDAIREKPVILPSVSPGAILPDIRKPFEVEVKTTETTTWKKTIIGVDSRQDQTRLSEIRPRQTAPPAEREGGDDWFTLFDVCREKPVVVPPAAVVERIVHVVAAAEPKPKFIMEDVRPPAKMVEMKPPPRQVDDDWFVLLDVAAKAPVAAGERIRVQPEVRPAKVFAATEQRARQRITIVEETWQQEKVVQEKSRPAVREVEDDWFKLLDVAAKKSVAVPERIQFPAEVRAPAAAAKTRVTISERRPQFEKRILEERRPLTHTHVIDDWFVLLDVGPKESVVSTQKGTRPVSAPVFSQAALAEAGIPMAPFDQPQTSTPIKTSLKEERRLEVTVEAVEPSKIEAVAEVKPAVWRDQREAHSSLISTVNGDIQHESEAMSTEVVRMRKEFDKPQEDLLRHHASISELKRNFMESVPEQRPSEWDKRLSTHSPFRTLGINGQPLPSADGPPLVQTQTVTITAVSNSLPSGISTTEVPVVPTKTFIYESSKMTDDGTDDKAVSSSKTVTSETTSGTTVTTTTTHISKVVKSGSTETRVEKRIVITADSDIDQDKEKDGGASAL, from the exons A TGGCTACCATGACAACAGAGGCAAGTGCAGTGAGTGAGGCGGACACCGAGGGCAAGCAGAAGGCCAGCGGCGCCGAGCCCGAACCCGAACCAGAGAACAAGCAGAAGCCGGAGGGGGCCGCGTCCGAGCCAGAGGGGGGGCAGTCGAGCAAGAAAGCCCAGGAGCAGGCGTCTGAGCCCGGGCCTGCTGACGTAGCTACCTCccctgaggaggagcagctgaagccTCGTACCCGGACCTCTGCTGGCAAAGGCCTGTCTcgcctcttctcctctttcctgaAACGTCGCTCACAGTGCTCCGAGGGAGAGGGGTTTGAGGTAGAGAAGGCCAGGGAGGAAAAGGCagacaaggaggaaaaaactgACAAGGCGGAAAAAACTGACAAAGCGGAAGAGGAGAAGGTGGTAGAGGTGaaaagtgaagagaaagaggctAAAGTAGAGGAGGTAAAAGAAgtgaaaaagaaggaagaaaaagtagaacaaaaagaggagaaaaaggaggaagaaaaagttgAGAAGAAGggcagtaaaaagaaaaagaaagaagccaagaagaaacaagagaaaaaggatgaggagaaagtgaaaccagacgaggaggaaaaagaagaggaaaccttgaaaaagaaagaggagcaaaaggaggaggagaaagcacagcagagtgtagaaaagagggaggacaaattgcagacaaaagaagaagagaagaaggagaccGCTGAAGTCAAAGACAAGGGGGCAGAAGCCGGAAAGAAAGAGagtaaagaggaggaaaacattGACAAGAGGGTcgcaaagaaaaaagaaaaggaggaaaagataaagaagaaggaggacgaaaaagcaaagaggagagcggaggaagaagaaagggtaaagaggagagaagaagagaaagcaaagaagaaagaggaggaaaaggcaaGAGAGGCcgaaaaagcaaagaagaaagaagaggaaaaggtcagaaagaaggaggaggaggagaaatcaaaagagaagacaaaaaagaaagaagaggagaaagtgaaagaagaggcaaagaagaaagagacagaaaaggaggaggaaaagacagaagaaaagcaaaagaaggaagaggaaaaggggaagaaaaaagacaagggGAAGAACAAGgcaaagaaggaggagaagacggTGAAAGGAGAAAGTGAGGAGCAGGTGAAAGCACCGATTGCTGCTCCAGAGCCTGAGCTTAAAACTGAGCCAGAGACCGAACAGGCTCCTGATCAGCACTCAATCAGCAGCGCAGAGACGCAG CCAGTTCAAGAGGAACACAAGGAAGAAGCCGCAGCACAGAAGGAGGCTGACGTTGTGGAAGAAGTGAAGGAgaaggacacagagaaaaaggaggaagaacCAGCAGGACAGCAGAAGGAAGGCAAAGGAGGGGAGAAGGCAAAGGAGGAGGCAAAGAAGGAGAAGCCTgtcaaagaaaagaagacagagaagaaggcagagaagaaaacagaggaggccAAAGGCTCCAAACGTCAGAAGACCATGCAATGCAAAGTCACCTTACTGGACGACACTCAGTTCGAGTGTGAGCTTGAT AAACATGCTAAAGGACAAGAACTTTTAACAAAGGTGTATGACCATGTCAACCTGCTGGAGAAGGATTACTTTGGCCTCGCTAACTGGGAAACCCCAACCAGCAAG ACGTGGTTGGAAGCGACCAAAGAGATCCGGAAGCAGGTTTCAGGCGCTGTGTATGAATTCACATTCAACGTGAAGTTCTACCCTCCTGATCCAGCACAGCTGACTGAAGACCTCACCAG GTACTTCCTGTGTCTCCAGCTGAGGAAGGACATTATGCGCGGCGTTCTTCCCTGTACCTTTGTCACACTGTCCCTGCTGGGCTCCTATGCTGCCCAGTCGGAACTGGGAGAGTATGACCCAGAGCTCCACGGAACGGACTATTTAAAGGATCTGAGTCTGGCTCCCGGGCAGAgcaaagagctggaggaaaaaGTGATGGAGCTGCACCGCACCTACAG gTCAATGAGTCCTGCCCAAGCAGACATGTTGTTTCTGGAAAATGCCAAGAAACTCTCCATGTATGGAGTTGACCTGCACCATGCCAAG GATCTTGATGGTGTCGACATTACGCTGGGGGTTTGCTCCAGTGGCCTGATGGTCTACAAGGACAAGCTGAGGATCAACCGTTTCCCCTGGCCCAAAGTGCTCAAGATCTCTTACAAACGCAGCAGCTTCTTTATCAAAATCAGACCATCAGAG CAAGAGCAGTATGAAAGCACAATTGGCTTCAAACTGCCCAACTACAAAGCGTCGAAGAAGCTGTGGAAAGTTTGTGTCGAACACCATACCTTCTTCAG GGTTCCAACAGTGGAGCCCCCTTCATCTCGTCGCTTCCTCGTCCTGGGCTCCAAATTCCGGTACAGCGGACGCACTCAGGCTCAGACCCGCCAGGCCAGCTCCATGATTGACCGCCCAGCCCCTCGCTTCACACGCTCTGCAAGCAAGAGGCTGTCCCGTAACCTAGACGGAG CTGGAGATGAAACTCTCCAGTTCCTGCAGCAACTTTCAGCGTCAACCCGGTCGGAGGTTGATGATTGGTCGCTGATGCTGACGTCTGACAAACCCCAGCCTTCTCCTGAATCCCCAG CCGGAGGGGAGTCTGAGCAGGCTTTCCTTCAGTCCTGGGACGAGGGTCAGACTGTTGACACAGTCGCAGTTACCTGGCAGGACACTGAGACTGGACAGACTGGCTCTCAAACCATCACCCAGATAGCCAGTCAGTCGTGGCAGGAGCTGGCGtatgatgagcagcagcagaggacaaaggAAGACGAGTGGTCTGCCCTGCTCCATCGTTATCCTCCTTTTCCCTTTGTCCCACCTTTTGATTTCGTGAAACAGCCAG CTAAACTCAGCATGACAAAACTGAGCTCTATGGACAGACTGTTGCAACCAGCAGTGACACAACAGGATGATTGGTACCTTTACTTTGACCGAATCTTCAGCCTATCCTTGCTTGAGGGTACTGACACGCCAT ACTCTCCAGTAGCTCAGTTCCCGCTCCAAGAAGAGGATGAGCAGGGCATGTATGTGGCAGAGCAGGAATCGACCGCTGAGGAGGTCATTGAGAGGCTGCAGGAAACCGTGACCTTGATAGACAAAGTGACAGAGGTGGATGTTTTAGAAAGGAGGCTGAGGGAAGTGAAGGATTTAGAGGGAAGGCTCCAAGACATGGATGATATGGCTGCCAGACTTCAGGAAGTAATAGAAGAGGAATTGGGTAAGGAAGAGGTAGATAAGTTAAAGAAGGAAGTTGGAGATTTGGAGCAGGAAGAACAAATTCAAGCTGAAGGTATAACAGAAACAGTGGTGAAGAAATCAGTGAGGAGAATAGAGACAAAAGAGGATGAGGTGGATGAACTGGAAGAGCAGATAAAGCAGGTGTTTTTAAAAGGCTTGTtgcctgaggaggaagaggccgaGGTGAAGCAGGAGAGTGAAAAAGAGGTGACAGAAGAGAGTCTGGTAGATGATAGCTTGAGAGAGAAGCTACGCCAGATAGAAAAGGACTGGAAGAGCAAGGTGGAGGAGAAGTCTGGCACTTCAGATGTCTCCAGTACAATATCTGTAGTAGCATACCAGAAGGTGGAGCGTAGGACTGAGAAGAGAAGGGTTATTGTAGATGAGAGCGagcagaggcaggaagaaaTGGAAGATGTGCAGGTACAGGCTGTGTCAGAGGAGAGGCGAGGAAAAGAGGTGAGATGGCGTAAGGTAGAAGTgcgagaggagagaaaagtcaCAGAGAGGCCTCAGGTTCAGGATCCATCTCAGGTGGCAGATCAGGACGTCTGGTTCAAACTTTTTGACCGGCCTCCATACAAAGCTGTTTTCAAACCACCAG TTACCGCTGTGGAACCTGCTCAGGTGGATGAAGGCGAGTATTTCACCTCAACGACtgagagtgaggagaaaacagagattATACtagaagagagaaaagtgagagaagaggaagttTGGAGTGTACCAGAGATCCCAACACCGCAGACCCTCACAGAAAGAGATGATGACTGgtttgtgctgctggctgtTATTCCCAGAGAAACACCTTATGTACCACCAG TTACAGTGAGGGGAAGAGAACTGATGGATGCGGAAAGTTTTGTCTCTGTCGTTGAAGCTGCGGCCGATGACGAGATTAGAGAAGTAGTAGCTGAAGAGAGAAAGGTAATAGAAGAGGCACCAAGACGTCTGCAAGAAATCCCACAGCAGCCAGTGACAGAAATAGACGATGACTGGTTTGTGTTGCTGGATCTTGTTCCCAGAGAAACATCATATGTGCCACCAG TTGGTGTTGCACAGCTTGTGGCTGAAGTGTCTCCAGAAGAACGAGTCTCTCAGGTTGAAATGACAAGCGTtgagtggagagaaaaaagaataGAGATTGTGGTAGAAGACACAGAAGTGAAACAAGAGCTGAGGGAAAAGCGAGTAGTAGGTGTGCCACAGGCTGTGAGGGAGACAGACGATGACTGGTTTGTGCTGTTGGATGCTCCCGCTAGAGAACCATCATTTGTGCCACCAG TTACCATGGCTGAGTATGTTCAGGTTTCTCCTGAAGAGAGCATTTCTACTGTGGCAGAAACAATAACAGTAGAGTCCAGGATGAAGGTTGCAGTTGAAGAGACTGTGGTGCTGAAAGAGGACAAGATGCTTCCCAAGCAAATGATTCCAGAGCAGAAAATCTCCCAGCCAGTCAGTGAAAGAGATGATGAGTGGTTTCTTCTGCTGGATGTTGTTCCCAGTGAAACTGCCTACATCCCACCAG tttctctggCATCACCGGTCCAAATTTATCCAAGTGTACCACCTCAAATTGAAGTGGTGAGCATAGAGCGGAAGTTGCAGCAGGTTGATCTTGATCAGATTCGACTGCAGCCTTCCGAGCCACTGCCACAGAGAGAGGACGACTggtttgtgctgtttgatgctATTCGTGAAAAGCCGGTCATACTACCATCAg TTTCTCCTGGTGCGATTCTTCCGGATATTAGGAAGCCGTTTGAGGTTGAGGTGAAAACCACAGAGACTACAACATGGAAGAAGACAATAATTGGTGTGGACAGCAGGCAAGATCAGACACGTCTGTCTGAGATTAGACCGCGCCAAACTGCACCTCCGGcagaaagggaaggaggagatgaTTGGTTTACCCTGTTCGACGTCTGCCGTGAAAAGCCTGTTGTCGTACCACCAG CTGCTGTGGTTGAGCGTATTGTGCATGTGGTGGCAGCCGCTGAACCAAAGCCAAAATTCATCATGGAAGACGTGAGGCCACCTGCGAAGATGGTGGAGATGAAACCACCACCAAGACAGGTGGATGATGACTGGTTTGTGCTGCTAGATGTTGCAGCGAAAGCACCAG TGGCTGCGGGTGAACGCATTCGTGTGCAACCTGAAGTAAGACCAGCTAAAGTGTTTgcagccacagagcagagagcacgGCAGAGAATTACTATAGTGGAGGAGACGTGGCAGCAGGAGAAGGTGGTACAGGAGAAATCACGTCCAGCAGTGAGAGAGGTGGAAGATGATTGGTTTAAGCTTCTGGATGTAGCCGCTAAGAAATCAG TCGCCGTCCCTGAACGCATCCAGTTCCCAGCAGAGGTGAGGGCTCCAGCCGCTGCGGCCAAAACAAGGGTCACTATTTCTGAGAGGAGACCACAGTTTGAGAAACGGATCCTGGAGGAAAGACGTccgctcacgcacacacacgttatcGATGATTGGTTTGTTCTACTAGATGTTGGCCCCAAAGAGTCag TGGTGAGCACACAGAAGGGCACCCGTCCTGTCAGTGCTCCGGTGTTCTCCCAGGCTGCTCTGGCAGAGGCAGGGATCCCCATGGCCCCCTTCGACCAACCCCAGACCTCCACCCCAATAAAGACCAGTCTCAAGGAGGAAAGAAGGCTGGAGGTCACGGTAGAAGCTGTGGAGCCCTCAAAAATCGAGGCTGTGGCTGAGGTCAAG CCAGCAGTGTGGAGGGACCAGAGAGAAGCACACTCGTCACTGATATCCACCGTCAATGGGGACATTCAG CACGAGTCTGAGGCCATGAGCACGGAGGTGGTGCGAATGCGAAAG GAGTTCGATAAGCCTCAGGAGGACTTGCTCAGGCATCACGCCAGCATCAGTGAGCTGAAGAGGAACTTCATGGAGTCCGTCCCGGAGCAGAGGCCCAGTGAGTGGGACAAGCGTCTGTCCACGCACTCTCCGTTCCGCACGCTGGGTATCAACGGCCAGCCTCTCCCCAGTGCAGATGGG